One part of the Bacillus sp. FJAT-27916 genome encodes these proteins:
- the pruA gene encoding L-glutamate gamma-semialdehyde dehydrogenase encodes MVQAYKHESLTNFKADENKKAFEEALALVDGYLGQDYPLIIGGERVTTEEKIVSTSPSNKEVIIGRVSKTNKDLAEKAMQEALKAFKTWSKTKPEVRADVLFKAASIIRRRKHEFSALMVREAGKPWAEADADTAEAIDFLEYYGRQMLKLKDGQPVLSRPDEYNRYDYIPLGVGVIISPWNFPLAIMAGTCVAAVVSGNTVLLKPASTTPVVSAKFVEVMMEAGLPAGVINYVPGSGSEVGDYLVDHPSTRFISFTGSRDVGVRIYERASKVHEGQKWLKRVIAEMGGKDTIVVDSDADLELAAKSIVASAFGFAGQKCSACSRAVIVEDVYDEVLNRAVELTKELTFGDTGDFGNFMGPVIDAGAYKKITGYIEIGKEEGRIVAGGGSDDSKGYFIEPTIIADLAPDARIMKEEIFGPVVAFCKASSFDEAIEIANNTDYGLTGAVITRNRAHQEKAREDFHVGNLYFNRGCTGAIVGYQPFGGFNMSGTDSKAGGPDYLLLHMQAKTTSEAY; translated from the coding sequence ATGGTACAAGCGTACAAACATGAGTCACTGACAAACTTCAAGGCTGATGAGAACAAAAAGGCATTTGAGGAAGCACTCGCATTAGTGGATGGTTACCTCGGCCAGGATTACCCGTTGATCATTGGCGGTGAACGCGTGACGACTGAAGAAAAGATTGTCTCTACTAGTCCATCCAATAAAGAAGTAATTATCGGCCGTGTGTCCAAAACGAATAAGGACCTGGCGGAAAAAGCCATGCAGGAAGCCTTAAAGGCCTTCAAGACATGGAGTAAAACAAAGCCTGAGGTTCGGGCAGATGTCCTATTCAAAGCCGCTTCCATCATTCGTCGCAGAAAGCATGAGTTCTCCGCGCTTATGGTTCGTGAAGCAGGCAAGCCATGGGCTGAAGCCGATGCTGATACAGCAGAAGCAATTGATTTCCTTGAGTACTACGGAAGACAAATGCTGAAGCTAAAAGACGGCCAGCCAGTCTTAAGCCGTCCGGATGAATATAACCGATATGACTATATTCCTCTTGGTGTCGGGGTTATTATTTCCCCTTGGAATTTCCCGCTGGCAATCATGGCAGGAACATGTGTCGCAGCAGTTGTATCCGGAAATACCGTTTTATTAAAACCAGCCTCCACAACACCGGTCGTATCTGCGAAATTTGTAGAAGTCATGATGGAAGCAGGCTTACCTGCCGGCGTAATCAACTATGTGCCGGGCAGCGGCTCTGAGGTTGGTGATTATTTGGTCGACCATCCAAGCACGCGCTTCATCAGCTTCACTGGCTCCCGTGATGTTGGAGTGAGAATTTATGAAAGAGCATCTAAAGTCCACGAAGGCCAAAAATGGCTGAAACGTGTTATTGCTGAAATGGGCGGAAAAGATACCATCGTCGTTGATTCTGATGCAGACCTAGAGCTGGCAGCTAAATCCATCGTGGCATCTGCCTTCGGTTTCGCCGGGCAAAAATGCTCTGCCTGCTCAAGAGCAGTCATTGTAGAGGATGTCTATGACGAAGTATTGAACCGTGCCGTTGAATTGACGAAAGAACTAACATTTGGTGACACAGGGGACTTTGGCAACTTTATGGGTCCTGTTATTGATGCTGGTGCCTACAAGAAAATCACAGGCTATATCGAGATCGGCAAGGAAGAAGGACGCATCGTCGCTGGCGGGGGGTCAGATGATTCTAAAGGATACTTCATCGAGCCAACCATCATTGCAGACCTTGCCCCAGATGCACGCATCATGAAGGAAGAAATCTTCGGACCAGTCGTTGCATTCTGCAAGGCGAGCAGCTTTGACGAAGCGATTGAGATTGCTAATAATACAGATTACGGCCTAACTGGAGCAGTGATTACACGTAACCGCGCACACCAAGAAAAAGCGCGTGAAGACTTCCATGTCGGCAATCTGTACTTCAACCGCGGCTGCACAGGAGCCATCGTCGGCTACCAGCCATTCGGCGGATTTAATATGTCCGGTACAGATTCCAAAGCAGGCGGTCCTGACTACTTGCTTCTTCACATGCAAGCTAAAACAACATCTGAAGCATATTAA
- a CDS encoding CamS family sex pheromone protein, translated as MKRFLAITLVMMLTATGCAPSFDKSEVVEDDTDTENTEKESIIPEYQISDQYYQTLLPYETSDTRGLVTSNINTRLDLEEFETGLMRLSQDPFPTDEYVFREGQVISKETVTSWLQRKYTSAQLKEKKMTADENMGLNPVDDGKGDIEERYEKNPEYLAHILEHNYLVKSDNNKVTLGGISIGLALNSVFYYQKEKYGETYEIKIDAKTLQEKGEEIAAEVVKRVRGLEGAKDVPILIALFEQESKDSVVPGNFISYTVINANSSKISKWKNVDEDYFLFPSSSAEEKHRDDASTFSNFKDDVEEYFPNYNGVIGKAFYVNEEMKKLTISIDMQFYSKSEVIGFTQYVAGLVMDHFPDYLEVETKITSSNGQESLIVKEVDDKEPYVYIYNE; from the coding sequence ATGAAGCGCTTTTTGGCAATAACATTGGTGATGATGCTGACAGCAACAGGCTGTGCCCCGAGCTTTGATAAGAGTGAAGTGGTAGAAGATGATACAGATACAGAGAATACCGAGAAGGAATCCATTATTCCTGAGTACCAAATCTCTGATCAATACTACCAAACCTTACTGCCATACGAGACGAGCGATACGCGCGGCCTTGTAACATCAAACATCAACACTCGCCTGGACTTGGAGGAATTTGAAACGGGATTGATGAGGCTCTCGCAAGACCCATTCCCGACTGATGAATATGTGTTCCGTGAGGGGCAGGTCATTTCAAAGGAAACGGTCACAAGCTGGCTGCAGCGTAAATATACGAGTGCACAGCTGAAAGAGAAAAAGATGACAGCCGATGAAAATATGGGGCTGAATCCTGTTGATGACGGTAAAGGAGACATTGAGGAGCGGTATGAGAAAAATCCTGAATACCTTGCCCATATTCTAGAGCATAACTATTTGGTGAAATCCGATAACAATAAGGTAACCCTCGGGGGAATCTCCATCGGACTTGCATTGAACTCTGTCTTCTATTACCAGAAGGAGAAGTATGGAGAAACATATGAAATAAAGATTGATGCCAAAACACTCCAAGAAAAGGGTGAAGAAATTGCGGCGGAAGTCGTCAAACGTGTTCGAGGATTGGAAGGTGCAAAGGATGTGCCTATCCTGATTGCTTTGTTTGAACAAGAAAGCAAGGACTCCGTTGTACCAGGAAACTTCATTTCTTATACAGTTATCAATGCAAACAGCAGCAAAATCTCCAAGTGGAAGAATGTTGATGAGGATTATTTCCTCTTCCCATCTTCAAGCGCTGAAGAGAAGCATCGAGATGACGCCAGCACATTCTCAAATTTCAAGGATGATGTGGAAGAATACTTCCCGAATTACAATGGCGTTATCGGCAAAGCCTTCTATGTGAATGAAGAAATGAAGAAGCTGACGATTTCCATTGATATGCAGTTCTACTCTAAGAGTGAAGTCATTGGGTTTACCCAATATGTCGCAGGACTTGTCATGGATCATTTCCCTGATTACTTAGAGGTTGAGACGAAGATCACCTCATCGAATGGTCAGGAATCTCTAATCGTCAAAGAAGTTGATGATAAAGAGCCATATGTGTATATTTACAATGAATAA
- the ligA gene encoding NAD-dependent DNA ligase LigA yields the protein MELKEAQKRAAELHSLLNQYGYEYYVLDEPSVPDSVYDELYKELVAIEQAFPELQTEESPTQRVGGQVLDAFQKVEHITPMLSLGNAFNEQDLRDFDRRVKQGLGTDSYSYICELKIDGLAVSLRFEDGLFVKGATRGNGTIGEDITANLRTIRSIPLRLNQPYTMEVRGEAYMPKKSFVSLNQKKEENGEEPFANPRNAAAGSLRQLDPRIAASRNLDIFLYGIGDTGETGVISHSEGLDLLHTLGLKTNPHRRRCQTIEEVLSYISEWTEKRPTLDYEIDGIVVKVDSLSHQDELGVTAKSPRWAIAYKFPAEEVVTVLKGIELTVGRTGVITPTALLEPVRVAGTTVQRASLHNEDLIREKDIRIGDHVVIKKAGDIIPEVVKVQIEQRTGAEEEFHMPTHCPECDSELVRLEGEVALRCINPKCPAQIKEGLIHFVSRNAMNIDGLGEKVIIQLFDANLIKDVADIYKLTYDQLIELERMGDKSVKKLLAAIEASKDNSLERLLFGLGIRHVGAKAARVLAEEYEEMDKLMAASAGELVSINEIGEKMADAIVTYFSQEEFMQLINELKAYGVNMSYKGKRKMDAAESDSYFAGKTIVLTGKMEQYGRNEAKELIEALGGNVTGSVSKKTDLVIAGEDAGSKLKKAQDLGIEVWNEQQLLAELGKQE from the coding sequence ATGGAGTTGAAAGAAGCCCAAAAAAGAGCAGCTGAGCTTCATTCTTTATTAAATCAATATGGATATGAATACTACGTTCTTGATGAGCCGAGTGTGCCGGATTCTGTCTATGATGAATTGTACAAGGAGCTAGTGGCAATCGAGCAGGCATTCCCTGAGCTGCAAACAGAGGAATCGCCGACACAGCGTGTCGGCGGACAGGTGTTGGATGCCTTTCAGAAGGTGGAACATATCACCCCGATGCTGAGTCTTGGCAATGCCTTCAATGAACAGGATCTGCGTGATTTTGACCGCCGGGTGAAACAAGGGCTTGGCACGGACAGTTATTCGTATATTTGTGAATTGAAAATTGATGGTCTTGCTGTTTCCCTTCGTTTTGAGGACGGACTATTCGTGAAGGGAGCGACTCGAGGAAATGGTACGATTGGTGAGGATATTACAGCCAATCTGCGTACAATTCGCTCGATTCCTCTCCGCCTCAATCAACCATATACGATGGAGGTGCGCGGTGAAGCCTATATGCCGAAGAAATCCTTTGTTTCGTTGAATCAAAAGAAGGAGGAAAACGGCGAGGAGCCATTCGCAAACCCGCGGAATGCGGCTGCCGGCTCATTAAGGCAGCTTGATCCAAGGATTGCTGCCTCAAGAAATCTGGACATCTTCTTATATGGTATCGGGGATACGGGTGAAACAGGTGTGATCTCCCACAGTGAAGGTCTTGACCTTCTTCATACGCTGGGATTGAAGACAAATCCGCACCGCAGGAGATGCCAGACCATTGAAGAAGTGCTTTCATATATCAGTGAGTGGACAGAGAAACGGCCGACCCTCGATTATGAGATTGATGGAATCGTTGTGAAGGTCGATTCTCTATCCCACCAGGATGAGCTTGGCGTGACAGCGAAAAGTCCACGCTGGGCAATTGCCTACAAATTCCCGGCTGAGGAAGTCGTGACGGTGCTGAAGGGAATCGAGTTGACAGTCGGGCGAACAGGCGTCATTACGCCGACAGCATTGCTTGAGCCTGTACGTGTCGCTGGAACGACTGTGCAAAGAGCCTCCCTTCATAATGAGGACTTGATTCGTGAGAAGGATATCCGCATTGGTGACCATGTCGTCATCAAAAAAGCGGGTGATATTATCCCGGAGGTCGTCAAAGTACAGATTGAACAACGGACTGGGGCTGAGGAAGAATTCCATATGCCGACACATTGCCCAGAGTGCGATAGCGAGCTTGTCCGCCTCGAGGGTGAAGTTGCGCTGCGATGCATTAACCCGAAATGCCCTGCGCAGATTAAGGAAGGGTTAATTCACTTCGTTTCCCGTAATGCGATGAACATTGATGGGCTGGGAGAAAAGGTTATTATTCAATTATTTGATGCGAATTTAATCAAAGATGTCGCTGATATTTATAAATTAACGTATGATCAATTGATTGAGCTGGAGCGAATGGGTGATAAGTCTGTGAAGAAGCTGCTGGCAGCGATTGAAGCTTCTAAAGATAACTCACTTGAACGTCTCTTATTCGGTCTCGGCATTCGACATGTCGGTGCCAAGGCAGCCCGAGTGCTTGCAGAGGAATATGAGGAAATGGACAAACTCATGGCCGCAAGTGCTGGAGAACTCGTTTCCATTAACGAAATCGGTGAGAAGATGGCTGATGCTATCGTGACATATTTCAGCCAGGAAGAGTTCATGCAATTGATCAATGAATTAAAAGCCTATGGTGTCAATATGAGCTATAAGGGCAAAAGAAAAATGGATGCCGCTGAATCAGATTCCTATTTCGCTGGGAAAACCATTGTACTCACTGGTAAAATGGAACAGTATGGGCGAAATGAAGCAAAGGAACTGATAGAAGCCCTTGGAGGAAACGTAACAGGAAGTGTCAGCAAGAAGACAGATTTAGTCATAGCCGGTGAGGATGCCGGTTCTAAGTTAAAGAAAGCCCAGGATCTCGGTATTGAGGTTTGGAATGAGCAGCAGCTTCTGGCTGAGCTGGGCAAGCAAGAATAG
- the pcrA gene encoding DNA helicase PcrA, whose protein sequence is MQFLTDRLLTGLNNKQKEAVQATDGPLLIMAGAGSGKTKVLTHRIAYLIVEKEVAPWNILAITFTNKAAREMKERIQGILGGAADEIWISTFHSMCVRILRRDIDRIGMNRNFSILDPSDQQTVIKQIMKEKNIDTKKFEPKSILGTISSAKNELITHEEFANTAGNFYEQTVADLYTEYQKRLRKNQALDFDDLIMKTFELFDKVPEVLEFYQRKFQYIHVDEYQDTNRAQYMLVKKLAQRFKNLCVVGDSDQSIYRWRGADIANILSFEKDYPNANVILLEQNYRSTKRILAAANGVIENNLNRKPKKLWTENLEGNKISYFRADSEQGEAQFVAGKIKEMEKQGKPLSDIAILYRTNAQSRVMEEVLLKSNIPYTIVGGIKFYDRKEIKDILAYLRLIANPDDDISLRRVINVPKRGVGASSVDKIANYAQDHDISMYQAMLELEFVGLGAKAYKGASEFRDLIKHYTAMQEYLSVTELIDEVIEKSGYRQSLEIEKTIEAETRLENIEEFLSVTKNFENSSEDKSLVAFLTDLALVADIDRMDEEDEAAGEGVVLMTLHSAKGLEFPAVFLLGLEEGVFPHSRALMEDEEMEEERRLAYVGITRAEQELFITNAQMRTLYGRTNMNPVSRFIKEIPEDLLEDLNPPAESRSSSRPSFMQGRGTVRGGTGINGGGINSGASPKPVMRAAMNTSGGEKLDWAVGDKAEHGKWGVGTVVSVKGSGDGLELDIAFPSMGIKRLLAKFAPIKKQQ, encoded by the coding sequence ATGCAGTTCTTAACAGATCGATTATTAACAGGATTAAACAATAAACAAAAAGAAGCTGTACAGGCAACCGACGGTCCTTTGCTGATTATGGCAGGAGCGGGAAGCGGAAAGACGAAGGTTTTGACGCATAGGATTGCCTACTTAATCGTAGAGAAGGAAGTAGCTCCATGGAATATTCTCGCGATTACCTTTACCAATAAGGCGGCAAGGGAGATGAAGGAGCGGATTCAGGGCATTCTTGGAGGAGCAGCGGATGAAATTTGGATTTCTACATTCCACTCCATGTGTGTTCGGATTCTCCGCCGTGATATCGACCGGATTGGAATGAACCGGAATTTCTCGATTCTCGACCCTTCCGACCAGCAAACTGTCATCAAGCAAATCATGAAAGAAAAGAATATTGACACAAAGAAATTCGAGCCAAAATCCATTCTGGGAACCATTTCATCTGCGAAGAATGAATTGATTACTCATGAGGAATTCGCTAATACAGCCGGTAACTTTTATGAGCAGACAGTTGCCGACCTTTACACGGAATATCAAAAGCGTTTAAGAAAGAATCAGGCGCTCGATTTCGATGATTTAATCATGAAGACCTTCGAATTATTCGATAAAGTACCAGAAGTGCTTGAATTCTATCAACGGAAATTTCAGTACATCCATGTCGATGAGTATCAGGATACGAACCGAGCGCAATATATGCTCGTCAAAAAGCTTGCGCAGCGCTTTAAGAACCTTTGTGTTGTCGGGGATTCCGACCAGTCCATCTATCGTTGGCGCGGTGCGGATATCGCTAACATTCTCTCCTTTGAGAAGGATTACCCAAATGCAAATGTTATTCTGCTTGAGCAGAACTACCGCTCAACGAAGCGGATTTTGGCTGCGGCCAATGGAGTGATTGAGAATAACTTGAACCGGAAGCCGAAAAAGCTGTGGACGGAGAACTTAGAGGGTAATAAGATTTCCTATTTCCGCGCTGACAGTGAGCAGGGCGAAGCCCAGTTTGTTGCAGGGAAGATCAAGGAAATGGAGAAGCAAGGAAAGCCGCTGTCTGATATTGCGATTCTGTACCGTACGAATGCCCAGTCACGTGTAATGGAGGAAGTCTTGCTTAAATCCAATATCCCATACACGATTGTAGGCGGTATTAAGTTCTATGACCGGAAAGAAATCAAGGATATCCTGGCTTATCTGCGCTTAATTGCTAACCCGGATGACGATATTTCCTTGCGCCGGGTCATTAATGTACCGAAACGCGGTGTCGGAGCAAGCTCTGTTGATAAGATTGCCAACTACGCACAGGACCATGATATATCCATGTACCAAGCGATGCTTGAGCTTGAGTTCGTTGGACTTGGGGCGAAGGCGTATAAAGGAGCAAGCGAGTTCCGCGATTTAATCAAGCACTATACGGCGATGCAGGAATACCTATCCGTAACTGAATTAATTGATGAGGTTATTGAGAAATCCGGCTATCGCCAATCGCTTGAAATTGAGAAGACGATTGAAGCTGAAACAAGACTTGAGAATATTGAAGAGTTCCTGTCTGTAACGAAGAACTTTGAGAACAGCAGTGAAGATAAAAGCTTAGTAGCCTTCCTGACAGACTTGGCCCTTGTTGCTGACATCGACCGGATGGATGAGGAAGATGAGGCAGCAGGAGAGGGTGTCGTTCTCATGACTCTCCACTCTGCGAAGGGGCTTGAGTTCCCTGCTGTCTTCCTTCTAGGTCTTGAGGAGGGTGTATTCCCGCATAGCCGTGCGCTTATGGAAGATGAAGAGATGGAAGAGGAACGCCGCCTTGCTTATGTCGGCATTACGCGGGCTGAGCAGGAGCTCTTCATCACCAATGCCCAGATGAGAACCTTGTACGGACGTACGAATATGAATCCGGTATCCCGTTTCATTAAAGAAATTCCGGAAGATTTACTTGAAGACTTGAATCCTCCTGCAGAGAGCAGGTCTTCTTCACGGCCATCCTTTATGCAAGGAAGAGGGACTGTTCGAGGCGGAACAGGCATCAATGGCGGCGGAATCAACAGCGGAGCATCTCCAAAGCCGGTTATGAGAGCAGCTATGAACACATCTGGCGGCGAGAAGCTTGATTGGGCTGTCGGTGATAAGGCCGAACATGGCAAATGGGGAGTAGGTACCGTTGTCAGCGTGAAAGGCAGCGGAGACGGGCTTGAGCTCGACATCGCATTCCCATCAATGGGCATTAAGCGCCTTCTGGCGAAATTTGCCCCAATTAAGAAGCAACAATAA
- a CDS encoding heptaprenylglyceryl phosphate synthase: protein MYDFREWKHVFKLDPNKEISDDALEKLCESGTDAIMVGGTDGVTLENVLDLMARIRRYTLPCVLEVSNLESITPGFDLYFIPSVLNSRNPEWILGLHKEAIKEYGHMINWEEMHVEGYCIMNPTCKAAQLTDAMTDLSEEDAASYALMADKMFNLPIFYLEYSGIYGDPALVRSVKDALMETKLFYGGGINSPVKAEEMAGLADCIIVGNYVYEDLAGALKTVTAAKKN, encoded by the coding sequence ATGTACGATTTTCGCGAGTGGAAGCATGTGTTTAAACTCGATCCTAATAAGGAAATTTCAGATGATGCTCTCGAGAAGCTTTGTGAATCAGGGACCGATGCCATTATGGTTGGCGGTACGGATGGAGTGACGCTTGAGAATGTGCTTGACCTTATGGCACGCATTCGCCGCTATACGCTCCCATGTGTTCTTGAGGTATCCAATTTAGAATCCATAACCCCGGGATTTGATCTTTATTTTATACCGTCCGTTTTAAACAGCCGGAATCCAGAATGGATTCTGGGTTTGCATAAAGAGGCCATTAAGGAATACGGCCATATGATTAATTGGGAAGAGATGCATGTGGAAGGCTATTGCATCATGAATCCAACATGCAAGGCCGCTCAGCTGACTGACGCTATGACGGATTTATCGGAGGAAGATGCGGCAAGCTATGCCTTGATGGCGGATAAGATGTTCAACCTGCCTATTTTCTACCTTGAATATAGCGGTATATACGGTGACCCTGCGTTGGTCAGGAGCGTGAAGGATGCATTGATGGAGACAAAGCTCTTCTATGGGGGAGGCATCAATAGTCCGGTGAAAGCCGAGGAAATGGCCGGCCTTGCGGATTGTATCATTGTCGGGAATTATGTTTATGAAGATTTAGCCGGCGCATTGAAGACAGTGACTGCCGCAAAAAAGAACTAA
- a CDS encoding YerC/YecD family TrpR-related protein — translation MQIDKLKGKELDQLFNAILSLNDLEECYRFFDDLCTVNEIQSLAQRLEVARMLEEGKTYHMIEKETGASTATISRVKRCLNYGNDAYSMALSRLKEKDA, via the coding sequence ATGCAAATTGACAAACTGAAAGGCAAAGAATTGGATCAATTATTCAATGCCATTTTATCGTTGAATGACTTGGAGGAGTGCTATCGTTTCTTTGATGACCTCTGTACGGTCAATGAGATCCAGTCTTTAGCGCAGCGCCTCGAAGTGGCACGCATGCTCGAGGAAGGAAAGACCTATCATATGATTGAGAAGGAAACGGGAGCAAGCACCGCAACAATCTCCCGCGTGAAACGCTGCTTGAATTACGGGAATGATGCGTATTCAATGGCGCTCAGCAGACTGAAGGAAAAAGACGCATGA
- a CDS encoding DUF3048 domain-containing protein encodes MLKKLCTFMIIFIVLLAGCKADDNPESVNEKGNTVYPLTGLEADKEADHRAIAVMVNNHPAARPQSGLSKADIVYEILAESNITRFLAVYQSEFPDTFGPVRSARDYYIRLAKGYDSLFVFHGWSPEAKKMIESDYIDNLNGLKYDGTLFERASFREAPHNSYITYDHVMEGAKEKGYDMDIGAPAYTFMTEDEENEVEGDSYSKAFISYSSESFDVTYEYDEGSETYARYTAGVRTEDYGTNDPVEIDNILIIEAEHEVIDKKGRRDIDLESGGDAYLLQKGKLLKIQWESNDNRIVPVLDGKEVKLVPGKTWINVIPTSGLTQSVTLE; translated from the coding sequence ATGTTAAAGAAATTATGTACATTCATGATTATTTTCATTGTTCTCTTAGCAGGCTGTAAGGCTGATGACAATCCCGAGTCTGTCAATGAGAAAGGGAATACCGTATATCCGTTGACAGGGCTGGAGGCTGATAAGGAGGCTGATCACCGGGCCATTGCCGTCATGGTGAATAATCATCCTGCTGCAAGGCCGCAATCAGGACTTTCCAAGGCGGATATTGTGTATGAGATTCTGGCAGAGAGCAATATTACAAGGTTTTTGGCCGTTTATCAAAGTGAATTTCCAGATACGTTCGGACCGGTCAGAAGCGCGAGGGATTACTATATTCGCTTAGCGAAAGGGTATGATAGTTTATTCGTTTTCCATGGCTGGAGTCCAGAGGCGAAAAAAATGATTGAAAGTGATTATATAGACAATTTAAACGGTCTTAAATATGATGGTACTTTATTTGAGCGTGCCTCATTTCGAGAAGCCCCCCATAATTCCTATATTACATATGATCATGTAATGGAGGGAGCGAAGGAGAAGGGGTATGATATGGATATCGGTGCTCCGGCTTATACCTTCATGACTGAAGACGAAGAGAATGAGGTCGAGGGAGACAGCTATTCAAAGGCCTTCATTTCTTATTCTTCTGAGAGCTTTGATGTAACCTATGAATATGACGAGGGTAGCGAAACCTATGCCCGATATACAGCCGGTGTGAGAACAGAGGATTATGGCACGAATGACCCTGTCGAAATTGATAATATTTTGATTATCGAGGCAGAGCATGAAGTCATCGATAAGAAGGGCAGACGTGATATTGATTTGGAAAGCGGTGGAGATGCCTACTTGCTCCAAAAGGGAAAACTCCTTAAAATACAATGGGAATCAAACGATAATCGAATCGTTCCTGTATTAGATGGTAAAGAAGTGAAATTAGTGCCTGGGAAGACTTGGATTAATGTCATTCCAACATCAGGCCTTACGCAGAGTGTAACACTCGAATAA
- a CDS encoding adenine deaminase C-terminal domain-containing protein, with the protein MLEQRYRWKNKQLREHVSIIDGKIAPTIVLVNAVYLNQVFEEWMKANIWIYKDRIIYVGDKMPDMQEGCEIIDCSGQYLVPGYIEPHAHPAQLYNPETLAMHAAQYGTTTLINDNMTLFTLLEKRQAFALLKELRHLPYSMFWWARLDSQTELRNEEEVFSHANVKSWLEHDGVLQAGELTGWPRLLDGDDMMLHWMQEAKRMRKKIEGHFPGSSEKTLAKLMLLGADCDHEAMTGEEVIRRLGQGYHVSLRHSSIRPDLPGILDYLQDYGLKSYDKCFFNTDGSSPGFYKEGFTDSLIKMAIDKGVPLIDAYNMASLNIARYYNMEYLHGNIATGRVANINFLHEKDEPTPHSVLSKGQWVKREGEACGVKGSSINWEEYGLSPLELDWDLTDDDLQYSMPFGINMENSVITKPYSIHIDISREVLDMNHDECYFTFLRRDGQSRINTLLKGFARNLHGFASSFTNSGDIILIGKSRQDMKIAFNRMKEIGGGIVIAEKGEILFEMPLVLQGVMSKANLPELIEQESRMKEILVEKGYPFEDPMYSLLFFTSTHLPYIRVTQAGLYEVMNKSILFPTIMR; encoded by the coding sequence ATGCTTGAACAACGATATAGATGGAAGAATAAACAGCTTAGAGAACATGTGAGTATAATAGATGGAAAGATTGCGCCCACCATCGTATTGGTGAATGCTGTTTACTTAAATCAAGTATTTGAAGAATGGATGAAAGCGAATATCTGGATCTATAAGGATCGGATTATATATGTAGGGGATAAGATGCCTGATATGCAGGAGGGCTGTGAAATCATTGATTGCAGCGGACAGTATCTGGTACCGGGGTATATTGAGCCGCATGCCCACCCGGCACAGCTGTACAACCCGGAGACTTTGGCGATGCATGCTGCCCAATATGGTACAACAACCTTGATCAATGACAATATGACCTTGTTTACGTTGCTCGAAAAAAGGCAAGCGTTTGCCCTATTGAAGGAGCTTCGCCATCTCCCTTATTCCATGTTTTGGTGGGCAAGGCTGGATTCGCAGACAGAGCTGCGAAATGAGGAGGAAGTGTTTTCTCATGCCAATGTAAAGAGCTGGCTTGAGCATGATGGCGTGCTTCAGGCGGGTGAGCTGACGGGCTGGCCGCGCTTACTTGACGGTGATGATATGATGCTGCACTGGATGCAGGAAGCGAAGAGGATGCGTAAGAAGATTGAGGGGCATTTCCCGGGCTCATCAGAGAAGACTTTGGCGAAATTGATGCTATTAGGGGCTGACTGTGACCATGAGGCCATGACAGGCGAGGAAGTGATTAGAAGGCTTGGACAGGGGTATCATGTGTCCTTGCGCCATTCCTCCATTCGCCCAGACCTGCCGGGTATCTTAGATTATTTGCAGGATTATGGACTGAAGTCATACGATAAATGCTTTTTCAATACAGATGGGTCAAGTCCGGGATTTTACAAGGAAGGGTTTACGGACAGCCTGATCAAAATGGCTATTGACAAGGGTGTGCCGTTAATTGATGCCTATAATATGGCTTCCTTGAATATTGCCCGCTATTATAATATGGAATATTTGCATGGAAATATTGCGACAGGACGTGTAGCCAACATTAACTTCCTTCATGAGAAGGATGAACCAACTCCTCACTCTGTCCTATCGAAGGGACAATGGGTGAAACGGGAAGGTGAGGCATGCGGAGTCAAAGGCTCCTCCATTAACTGGGAGGAATATGGGTTGAGTCCGCTTGAGCTTGATTGGGACTTAACGGATGATGATTTACAATACTCCATGCCATTTGGCATTAATATGGAGAATAGCGTCATTACGAAGCCCTACTCCATCCATATTGATATTTCAAGAGAAGTCTTGGATATGAATCATGATGAATGCTACTTCACCTTTCTCAGAAGGGATGGGCAATCGCGCATTAATACACTCTTAAAGGGCTTTGCGAGAAATCTCCATGGATTTGCCTCCTCTTTCACTAATTCAGGGGATATTATCTTGATTGGCAAGAGCAGGCAGGATATGAAAATTGCCTTCAATCGTATGAAGGAAATCGGTGGAGGAATCGTTATTGCAGAGAAGGGAGAAATCCTGTTTGAAATGCCGCTTGTCCTTCAGGGTGTGATGTCTAAGGCAAATCTGCCGGAGTTAATCGAACAGGAGAGCCGGATGAAGGAAATACTTGTGGAAAAGGGATATCCATTTGAAGACCCGATGTATTCACTTTTATTCTTCACTTCCACTCACCTTCCTTATATTCGCGTGACACAGGCAGGATTATATGAAGTCATGAATAAATCTATACTCTTTCCGACTATAATGCGTTAA